TAATCATATATGAGTGCATCGAAGCCGAAGGCTTTCACCGCCTCGAAAGCTTCATCGATCCTTCCTTCCAGCGTAGCCCGCGCGGTGAACTGCCGTTTGATGTGATCGATATCGTTAAGCATCCGTGCGCCCGTCAATCAGAAACCCAGGCAATCCGCCTGGTGGAGCAGACCCTATCACTTCTTATAGCTGGTGTTGAGTGCGGATATATCTAAAAATTAGCCATGCTCAAATCTTGAGCAAGGCAAATATGCGTTTCGGAGACAGTTGATGTGGCGTGAAATGAAGCCTGACGAACGGCACGAAGTGCAGGTCGATGGCCATCGTGTCATCGCCTACAGTTTCGGCACAGGCGATGAGGTGGTGTTCTGCCTCAATGGCGGCCCCGGCTTGCCGTGCGATTATCTGCGCGAAGCCCACTCCTGTCTGGCAGACCACGGCTTTCGCGTCGTTGCCTTCGACCAGCTTGGCACCGGTGCATCCGATCGTCCGCAAGACTCCTCGCTCTGGACAATCGGCCGCTACGTCGAGGAGACGGAAACCGTGCGCAAGGCGCTGGGTCTTGGCAGGGTGCATCTGCTCGGCCATTCCTGGGGTGGCTGGCTTGCCATTGATTATGCCCTCACCTATCCACAGAACCTGAAGACTCTCATCCTTGAAAACACGGTTGCCGACATGCCGCATCTGGTCTCGGAACTTGAGCGCCTGCGGTCGGCGCTGGGTTCCGAAACGGTTGGCATGATGCAGAAGCACGAAGCGCAGGGAACGCTCGATCATCCCGAATATATGGCGGCGATCACCATCCTCAACTACCGGCATGTCTGCCGGCTGGCCGACTGGCCGGCACCAGTACAACGCTCGCTGGATGATTGGAACATGGGTCCGTACGGCACAATGCAAGGCCCCAATGAATTTCTCTACACCGGTAATCTGAAAGACTGGAACCGGCTTCCGTATCTTGCCAAAGTAGCCGTTCCAACGCTCATCACCGTCGGCGAACACGATGAGCTTACACCCGCGTGCGCCATGCGCATGAAACTCGCCCTTCCCGATGCCGAATTGAAAGTCTTTGCCAATGCCAGCCACATGCCATTCTATGAACAGCCCCAGAGCTATTATCCGGTTCTGCTAGACTTTCTCGCGCGCCACAGGCTGGCTCTATGAACTCGGCAACATTGCGTCAAACCAAAAACCGGGTGCCAACCGATGCACCGCTATAAGTTCATCCTTTATCGGCCCCTGCAGTTTTTGCCCGTTGTTTTTGGCGTCAGCCTGATCACATTCATCCTGGTGCGGCTCATTCCCGGCGATCCGGCGAGGGTTCTGCTTGGCGCCCGTTCCACACCTGCGGCAATCGCGAACATTCGCGCGCAGTACGGTTTGGATGAACCCTTGTGGCTGCAATATTTCTACTTTCTGAAAAACCTTGCCAATGGCGAGATGGGAAAATCAATACTTTACAAGATTGATGTGCTGAAGCTGATCGCCACCCGCATCGAGCCGACAATCACGCTCATCCTCTGCAGTGTTGTCCTGTCGATTCTGATTGCCATCCCGCTCGCAGCAATTGCAGCGCGCAATCGCGGCCGCATACCGGATCACGCTGTCCGGCTCATTTCGACGATGGGCATTGGCTTTCCGCCATTCTGGCTTGCACTGATGCTTATAATCCTGTTCAGCGTCAAACTCGGCATTCTGCCTGTGTCGGGCTACGGCGAGAACTTCGGCGACAAGCTGGCCCATCTCATTTTGCCCTGCCTCACAATCGCCCTGTCCCTCTCCTCGGTCCTGACCCGCAGCCTGCGCGCCAGCATGGTCATTGAGCTGCAATCAGACCTTGCAACCGCGGCCCGTGCCCGCGGAATGCCCGAAAGCATCGTATTCTGGCAGCACGTCCTGCCCAACTCGCTGGTCCCTGCGGTCAACCTCCTTGCCGTCAATATCGGTTGGCTGATCGGTGGAACCGTGGTCGTCGAAACAGTCTTCGCCATCCCTGGCATGGGGCAGTTGTTGGTGCGGGCCATATTCTCTCGCGACTACATGGTGGTTCAGGGCGTGGCAATGGTCTTTGCCTGCGGCACGGTGCTCGTCAACTTCGTCGCCGATATTCTGACAGTGACGATCGATCCACGGGTGAAGCTATGAGCACCGGTCACGCCTTCAGGGCGAACATTGGCTGGAGCCAGTGGCTGGGCCAGCGATTGACGCTTGCGGCAGGCATGGCCATCCTGGGACTCTTCATTTTCATGGCGATCGCAGCGCCGATGATCGCGCCTTATGATCCCATTGCTCAGAACGGCGATCTACGTCTTGTTCCTCCATCATTTCTTCATCCGTTCGGCACCGACAATTTCGGCCGCGATATTCTGTCCCGCATTATCTGGGGCGCACGCATAGATCTGCAAATCGCCTTTATCGGAGTCGCCTTTCCATTCCTCATCGGAACAGTCCTCGGAACGATCTCGGGCTATTTCGGTGGAATTATCGACACCGTCTTCATGCGATTAATCGATATCATTCTGGCCTTTCCCTTCCTCGTCCTGATGCTATCGATCATCGCCATTCTTGGACCGGGACTCAGCAGTTTCTATATCGCCATGGCGCTCGTCGGCTGGGTATCCTATGCCCGGCTTATCCGGACACAGATGCTTGTGCTCAAGGATAGCGACTATGCTGTCGCTGCTGTGAGCCTTGGCTTCAGCCATGCAAGGATCATGTTCCGGCACCTGCTTCCCAATGCCATGGCTGGCTCCATTGTCTTCTCCATGTCGGACGCCGTTCTCGTTCTGCTGAACGGAGCGGCCATCAGCTATCTTGGGCTCGGCATCCAGCCCCCTTTGGCCGAATGGGGCGTCATGGTTGCAGAAGGGCAGAGCTTCATCAGCACCGCATGGTGGATCACCCTTTTTCCTGGCCTATCCATCGTTGTGCTGGCCTTTGGTTTCAGTCTCTTCGGTGACGGGCTTGGCGAAGTACTGGGGGTGCGCGAATGAGCACGCCCCTGCTATCAGTCCAGGAGTTGACTGTAACCGCAAGACTGGCAGGCGAAACACGCACGCTCATCGATGCCGTTTCTTTCGATCTCGCACAGGGCGAGATTCTCGGCCTTGTCGGCGAGAGCGGTTCCGGCAAGAGCATGATTTGCCGGTCGCTGGTGCAATTGCTGCCGTCCCGTGCCATCGAGATCACAGCCGGTACGGTGATGTTCGAGGGGCGCGATCTGACAAGGCTGGACGAGGCGGCCATGCGGGCGATCCGGGGCGGCGACATCGGCATGATCTTTCAAAATCCGACCAGCCACCTCGATCCGGTGATGCGGGTGGGCGAGCAGATCGCCGAAGGTATTCGCTATCATCAAGGGGCTTCAAAGCGTGATGCGCGGAAAGCCGCCATCGAGATTCTGAGCCAGGTCGGTTTGCCAGATTCGAAGCGGCAGTACGACAATTACGCACATGAGTTTTCAGGCGGCATGCGCCAGCGCGTGATGATCGGCATTGCCCTCTCCTGCAACCCGACGATCCTGATTGCCGACGAACCCACAACTGCCCTTGACGTGACCGTACAGGCGCAAATCCTGCGCCTACTGATGGATATTCGCGACCAGCGCGGGCTGTCGATCATCCTCATCACCCACGACCTCGGCATTGTCGCACAGACGTGCGATTCCATTGCGGTACTGCGCGGGGGGAGACTGCTGGAACACGGGCCGAAGCGATCACTGCTTGCCGCACCCAAGGACCCTTACACGATAAGTCTTATCGCCAGTCATCCCTCCATGCCGGCCGGAATCGCCGATGCGTCCGAAGAACATTCCTTGGAGCCAACGACGGATGCAATCAGTCCGCCAATCGCGCCACTGCTCGAAATCGATGATCTTGTCGTGCGTTTCCCTGCCTCTGGTACCAGTCTCTTCAACGGTTCTGGAAAGTTCATCACTGCCGTCAATGGTGTCAGCATGCAGGTCATGGCTGGTGACACGATTGGTATTGTTGGCGAATCCGGCAGCGGCAAGAGTACCCTTGCCCGCGCCATACTCGGCCTGACACCACTCACTTCCGGGCACGTCACATTCGCAGGCGCGGATCTTGCCCTGGACCGTACCAAGGCATTGGCAAAACTACGCCGCGAAACAGCTATGGTGTTTCAAGATCCGTACAATGCGCTCAACCCACGCCTGACGATCGGCGACATGCTGGCAGAAGTTCTCAAGGTCCAGGACAAGGTTCCCGCGGACGGCATCCAGACAAGGATCCACCAACTGCTCGATCTTGTTGGACTAGAGCGTGCGTTCGCAACCAGAAAGCCGCACACCATGAGTGGTGGCCAATGCCAGCGCGCCGGCATTGCGCGCGCGCTGGCAGTCAATCCCAAACTGATTGTTGCGGATGAATGTGTCGCCGCGCTTGATGTGACAATTCAGGCACAGATCATCGATCTGTTCCGCGACCTTAAAGAGCGCATGAACCTTACGCTCATCTTCATCGCGCACGACCTCGCCATTGTACGCAATCTGTGTGAGCGGGTTGTCGTCATGTACCGGGGCGATATTGTCGAGGAAGGCCTGTCCGAAGCAGTTTTTGCAAATCCCCGTCATCCCTATACGGCCGCGCTCATCAGTGCGATTCCGGACATCAATCCCGACAAGCGGCTACCGCGTCTGGCTGAGCAAATTCAAGCCGACCGGGCCGATATTGCAACGGGACTAAAGCACCCGATCACCATGAACTCAACAACAAGGGAACTTCCGATATGAACAGGAAATGGATGAGGCTCAGCATTGTGACGACATTGGCAATGCTGACATTCGGTGCCAGCATCGCAGAGGCCCAGGGTGTGCTGACCATTGGCAGGCGTGAGGACAGTACGACATTCGACCCGATCAAATCCGCACAGAATGTCGATAACTGGGTATTTTCAAATGTGTTCGACGTCCTCGTGCGTGTCGACAAAACGGGCACGAAACTGGAGCCGGGCCTTGCTGAAAGCTGGACGGTCTCTGAAGACGGCCGCGCCTATACGTTCATAATGCGTGACGCGAAGTTCTCCGACGGCTCGCCTATTACGGCAAAGGATGCTGCCTATACCTTGCTGCGTATCCGCGACAACAAGGGCTCGCTCTGGAGTGACTCCTACAAGGTCATAGAAACTGCCGAGGCAAAAGATGACAAGACGCTTGTCGTCAAGCTCAAGACGCCATCCGTCCCCTTCCTCTCCACCCTGGCATTGCCGAATGTATCGGTGATCTCGCAAAAAGCTATGGAAGAACTTGGCGAGGATACATTTGCCGAAAAACCGGTCGCGTCCGGCGCATTCGTCGTCAAGGAATGGCGGCGCGGTGATCGCGTCATCCTGGAAAAGAATCCGAATTTCTGGCAGGCGGACCGGGTCAAACTCGACGGTGTCGAGTGGATTTCCGTGCCCGATGACAACACCCGCATGCTGAACGTCCAGGCCGGCCAGCTTGACACTGCGATTTTCGTGCCCTTTTCCCGCGTAGAGGAATTGAAGAAGGACGCGAACCTCCATGTCGAAATCGACACCTCGACACGTGAGGATCACCTTTTGATCAATCACGAGCATGGTGCTCTGGCCAAGAAGGAAGTGCGCCAAGCGCTGGATATGGCCATCGACAAGAAAGCCATCGTTGACACAGTGACTTTCAATCTCGGTGAGGTCGCCTATTCCTACGTTCCGAAAGGCTCGCTTTACCATTATGCCGACAATCTTCAGCGTCCCTATGATCCGGAAAAAGCCAAGCAGATGCTTGCAGATGCCGGAGCAAGCGGATTGTCGCTTAATTATGTCGTCAATGCAGGAAATGAAACCGATGAACAGATTGCCGTTCTTTTGCAACAGCAGCTGCAGAAAGCGGGCGTGACTGTCAACCTGCAGAAGGTCGATCCAAGCCAGAGCTGGGACATGCTGATCGCCGGTGATTACGATATTTCAGTGATGTACTGGACGAATGACATTCTCGACCCGGACCAGAAGACAACATTCGTCCTAGGCCACGATACCAACATGAATTATATGACCCGTTACAAGAACGACCAGGTCAAGGATCTGGTTGCGGCGGCCCGCCTGGAACAGGACCCGAAGAAACGCGAAGCCATGTATATAGATTTGCAGAAGATGGCCAAGGACGACGTCAACTGGATCGACCTTTACTACAGCCCCTATATCAACGTCACACGCAAGAACATTGAAAACTTCTACCAGAACCCATTGGGAAGGTTCTTCCTTGAGGATACCGTGAAAAACTGACCTTAAGGCAATGCTGACGATCGAGCACCCCGGCTCGATCGTCGCACTGTAGAAGCGGCGGCAGGATCGCTTCAGGTGTCGCAGCTTGCCAGCTTGCCGCCACAGGTTCATTGTACCTGGACCAGGCTCCGCTGCTAGATATTAGATCGCACATCGGGGCTCCTGTGAGGTCGTTATCGATGAACTGCACCAGTTGCGGTTTTGAAGTTCAGAGCCATTTTGCGTTTTGCCCAAAATGCGGCGCGAAACAGCCGAGTGCATGCCCCGGTTGTGGGTATTTGTGTCCACCGGACTTCGCATTTTGCCCACAATGTGGCACCCGGATCACCGGCGCACCAAACACCAGCAATCAGTCGAAACCAGGTTCCGGAATATTTTCGAGTGAGGCACCCCGCGCGCCCTCTATGCCAAGCGTAGCACCGCACCGGCCTGGGCTCGAGCCCGAGGCAGACCGGCGCACCGTGACCATATTGTTTGCCGACCTCTGTGGCTACACCACCCTGAGTGAACAGCTTGATCCGGAAGTTATGCAAACGCTCCAGAATGAACTGTTCGAGGAACTGACAGCGGCGGTACAGAGCTTCGGAGGATTTGTCGACAAATTCATCGGTGATGCCCTGCTCGCCTTGTTTGGCGCACCGGTTGCACACGAAGACGACCCGGAGAGAGCTCTTCGCGCGGCCTTGGACATGGTCAACCGAACAGCGTGCGTGGGAGAGCGCTGGCAAGCGCGCACCGGTTCACCTCTGGTGCTGCACGTCGGCATCAACACTGGACCTGTCGTTACCGGCAAATTCGGTGCAGGCAAAAGCAAATCCTATTCAGTAACGGGCGATACCGTGAACAGCGCACAACGGCTGCAGTCGATGGCGAAACCTGGCGAGGTCCTTGTTGGCCCGCTCACATACCGCCTCACCCGGCACATTTTCTCTTATGAATCCCTCGGCGACCAGGCATTGCGTGGCAAAGCTGGCAGCGTACCGGTACACCGCCTGGTCGGTCCACTTGAGGCGCCGCGCGGTGCACGAGGCCTTGAAACACTTGGCCTCAGCGCACCGTTCATCGGGCGGGACGCTGAGCTTGATCGTATGCTTGGCTGTCTTGATCTGACATGTAGTGGCACAGCCCAGCTGGTGCGACTAATTGGCGAGGCTGGTATTGGGAAATCACGTCTTACCGAGGAATTTCTTGCTCGCGCCAGTGAAGACGTCCGTTTTGCCGAGCTCGTGGTTCGCCGAGCCTACTGTTCACCCCTAGGTGAACAGTCCTATGGTACTCTCGCCGCTGTATTACGAAGCGCTTACGAAATCGATCCAGCCGATTCATCGGACAAGACGAAGGATTTGCTCGCAGCAGGCCTTCGTGGGCTTGGTCTTTCACCTGAAGAGATTAATCAATTAACGCCACTTCTGTTCTATGTTCTCGGTCTTGATGATCCTGATGACATGCTCCGGCATGTCGAGCCAGAGCAGTTGCGCCGGCAAATTTTCTACGCGGTTCGTACGATCTTCGAACGGCGTCTGACGCGATCTCCCCTATTGCTTGTTGTCGAAGATCTCCACTGGGCCGACACTGCCTCGCTTGAAGCGTTGCGCTTTTTGATGGACCGGATGGAACGCAGCCGCTTCATGCTCCTGACAACACACCGATCTGCATTCAATACCGAGCTGCTTGATTCAAGCCGAACCAGCCTAACGGTATTGCGCCTCGCGCCATTGCCCGACAGCGACGGGCAAAAGCTGCTCGCGGCATTTTTCGGCTTCGACCGGAGCAGATTGTCGGTCGATCTGTGCAGCAGGATTCTCGAGCGCGCAAGCGGCAATCCCCTGTTTATCGAGGAAATCGTGCGCGGTCTCATCGAAATCGGCGCTCTGCAACGGGACGGCCCGCACTGGCGGATTGCAGCGGAGGACGCCGCTGCCGGCATTCCGGTGAATATACAGGCACTGCTGCTCGCCCGGATGGACAGGTTATCGCCGGAAGTCCGCAGATTGGCCCAGGAGGCTGCGGTCATCGGACCCCGCTTCAACGCAACGCTATTGAAGGCCATTTCGGCGGATCCGGCAAATGTCGAAACCGGGCTCGATCTCTTGTGTGACGCCGAGATTATCGAGGAAGTCACTGGGTCGAGTTCTGTCTCATCGCAAGATTATCGTTTCATGCAGACTCTGCTTCACGCCGTGATCTATGACAATCTCCTGATGCAAAGGCGTATCGATATGCACGGCCAGATCGGTACTGCGATGGAGCGTTTGCACGGGCAAGATCCTGAACATCTCGAAGATTTAGCACTGCTGGGTCATCATTTCAGCCAAACCGCGGCCAGAGCCAAGGGCGCACGCTATCTGATGGCGGCCGGCGACAGGGCTCGTAAGACATACGCCAACGACGACGCTCTCCGTCTTTACCGGCAGGCACTGGAGGCCTTGTCAGGCGGCGACCAGCAAGGGCAGGAATGGCTGCTGCTATGTGAACGAATTGCCGATCTCTGCGGCCCAACCGGTCAGCGTGAAACGGCCAAAGAACATTACTTGAAAGTCTTGAAGGAATATCGTGCCGCCGATAACCGCGCCGCTACGGCAAGGATACTCCGCAAGGTCGGGCGTATGCTTTGGGACTCAGGTAAACGCGACCAAGCAGAGGCACGCTACGCTGAGGCGACAACGCTGCTCGAAGGAATAGACCCGCTGATCGAGCACGCGCATCTCGCGCAGGAACGCGGCCATCTTGCATTTCGCACGGGTGATCAGGCTGCTGCTGTGCGATGGGCGGACGAAGCACTGAACTATGCTCGAATTCTGGCGCCTGATAGCGGTGAAGAGGGCGAGAGCGAGGCCGCTCGGGTCACTGCCGAGGCGCTCAATACGAAAGGAGTGGCGCTGGCACGACTTGGACGGAGCGAGGAGGCAGTGCGCGAGGTCGAGCGGAGCGTCAAGGTCGCCGAAGGTGCAGACCTCCTCAACGTCGCCTGTCGCGGCTACACCAATCTTGGTGTGCTCTACACCATCGTCAATCCCGAGCTGGCGATCCAGGTGTGCCGACGCGGATTGAAAGTGGCACGCCACATTGGCGATCTTGGTTTTCAGGCGCGCCTTCTTTCCAATCTCGCGGTCGCCTACTGTACCTTCACGGACCGATGCGCGAGCGAAGGCGTTCCCGCCGCCGAGAAGGCCATAGAGATCGATCGTGCGCTGGACCAGCGCGATCATTTACCCGTACCGCTCATTGTCCTCGGGCAAATCTATCAATGCCATGGTCAACCGGAACTGGCCCTCGGTTGTTATAACGAAGCACTCGATATGGCGCAGGAAACGCGCGAACCACAACTGCTGTTTCCGTGCTATGATGGTCTGGCGACGCTTAATCTCGACCTCGATGATATGGCCGAGGCGGAACGATACTTTGCCATGGCGCAAGAGGTCTGCGCAAAGCACGGTCTCGATCCAGAGGCGCTTGTTGTATTGCCATTTCTTGACTAGCCAAGCAGAGGAGGATGACACATGTCGGAACCTCACACTGAAAGACCGTTACAGCCGGGCGACCGGGCACCGAATGTTGTGCTCGATGCAATCACACGCCAAGGCAAGGTCGCCATTGATGACTTTCGCGGCCACAAGCCCGTATTGGTCGGTTTGTTTCGCGGTTTGCATTGTGCGTTCTGCAGGCGCCAGATTGCAGCCATGTCGCAACTTGAAAGCGCCTTGCGTGAGAAGGGCATCGACAGCTTGACTGTCGTCAACACGCCCATCGAACGTGCCCGCTTATATTTCCGTTACCACCCACTGCCCAACCTGTTGGCAGCATCCGATCCCGAACGGGTCTCCCATCGCGCATTTGGCTTGCCCAAACTCGAATTCACTGAAACTGAAACCAACTGGCCTTACAAGCTCAGTAACGATGCGGTGATGTCCATGCGGATCGATCTGCCGGGAGAATTGCCTGAACCTATGGACCCAAGAGCAGCTACAACTTATCTCGATGAAGTGGATGGCTATGAATTTACCGAAGCCGACAAGCAGATGATTGCGACCGGTGAGGGTCAGCTTGTCGGTCAGTTCCTCCTCGACCGCGACGGTGTTGTGCGCTGGAGCTTCACCGAAGTTCCCGAAGGAGGCCGCTATATGTTCGGGGTGCCAACGCCACAGGAGTTGATGTCTGCTGCGTCGCAGGTTGCAGGGTAGGCCAACGAGAGAGCAGTCAAGTTCGAGTTGCGGACTTTACTGCGGGTTGTGGACGACCGTGCCGTGCCACGGAATGGCTTTGCAAATTCCGTCGCAATTCGAAATTTGCCAACTAAATAACAAGCTAATATTTGACTATTCTGCTCAAGACTCAAGATCGATCCCGAAATATAAGGTGTTTAATCAAAATATTAGATATCAATCATAAGTATTATAGCCAATTGTCATAAAGATTAATGTGGTCTTAAGGCGCTTGACACTGCTTTTGGCAAGGTGCTTTCATTCAAAAAGTAAGACGCTAATAGCTCTCTACAGCTTGTATTTTGGCCTCGGCTCTCACAGAGGACTCGGAAAGGTGTAATCGTGTTAAGTAGTAACGTTTCGCTGATTGAATCGTCGATTGCACCCGATAGCAGCCCCATAGCAGAGAAGCACACGGCAATCGATCATTGTCATGCTGTGTGGCATCAATTTGGACTGCGGATTCCGCGGGTAGCGCTTTTTCCTGACGCAGTAGTTCCTCACTCGCGCTACCTTCGCGAAGTTTTTGATGTTGTCGACAATAGCGATGTTGATGCAGTCTTGCTCACCAACGACAAGCAGCTGTTCGCGCTGGATAAGTTTCGCAGCGCGCGCGACCTGTTCCTCGTCCCGGTTATAAATGTGACCGGGAAATCCAGTCCCGCTGCGGATGTCGCTTTCAATTTGAGAAATCCACAATCCTGGGTCGAAACAGCGGCTCGCATCAAGCAGTTCTCCGACCGCAGAAGCCGCTTGTCATACCGGTTTCTCTCGCCAAGCTCGCCGGCCGTGCGAATGCTCGCCTACCTGTTTGTATCAGGCGATGACCTCACTCCGATCAGGCAGCCGGACTCTCCATTTTATTTTGCATATAGAGCGTTTCCAAATACCCGTTCGACCATGTTGATCGCTGAGGCCCTCGCCGATAAGGGGTGGCTTGAGCGCAACTTTTTTGACCGGCATCACGAATGCGCCGCATGCCATTCTCATCGTTTGATTGTCAGGGAGGAATGTCCCGCTTGCCATTCGCCACATCTATCGGAAACGGATCTGATCCACCACTATAGTTGCGCGCAGCTGAGCCCAGAAGCTGATTTTCGCCGGGGGACCGCGTTGGTTTGTCCGAAATGCAGCAAGCAACTGCGTCACTACGGCAAAGACTATGACAAACCAGGGCGCGTTGAGATCTGCGGTCGATGTCAGAAGACTACCTCTGAGCCAGCCATCGGCTTTGTATGCCAGGATTGTGGAATGCGGGTGGATGGGGACGCGGTCAACGTATCGGACGTTTTCTCTTATTCCCTTTCCGCTCAAGCTGGCGCCTTGTTAGCTAACGATACTGTCGAAGTCGAGTATTTCCCGAGCGCTCTGTTGCAGAATCTTCCAGAGGAACTCCAAAGGAGGGTCCGGCAGCTCTCCAACCCCAAGGAAAGCGCATCGGATTTCGTCGTCGCTGAGATACAATACGGTGCGCGCGAACTCTTATTGGAGAAGAAAGGTGAAGCCGCATTTTATTCAATGCGAAAGCTCTTAGCCGACAATCTTCAGGGCATTCTGGGAGATAATGCGTCCGTTCACTCGTCCAATGATCGCGA
The Phyllobacterium zundukense DNA segment above includes these coding regions:
- a CDS encoding proline iminopeptidase-family hydrolase — encoded protein: MWREMKPDERHEVQVDGHRVIAYSFGTGDEVVFCLNGGPGLPCDYLREAHSCLADHGFRVVAFDQLGTGASDRPQDSSLWTIGRYVEETETVRKALGLGRVHLLGHSWGGWLAIDYALTYPQNLKTLILENTVADMPHLVSELERLRSALGSETVGMMQKHEAQGTLDHPEYMAAITILNYRHVCRLADWPAPVQRSLDDWNMGPYGTMQGPNEFLYTGNLKDWNRLPYLAKVAVPTLITVGEHDELTPACAMRMKLALPDAELKVFANASHMPFYEQPQSYYPVLLDFLARHRLAL
- a CDS encoding ABC transporter permease, translated to MSTGHAFRANIGWSQWLGQRLTLAAGMAILGLFIFMAIAAPMIAPYDPIAQNGDLRLVPPSFLHPFGTDNFGRDILSRIIWGARIDLQIAFIGVAFPFLIGTVLGTISGYFGGIIDTVFMRLIDIILAFPFLVLMLSIIAILGPGLSSFYIAMALVGWVSYARLIRTQMLVLKDSDYAVAAVSLGFSHARIMFRHLLPNAMAGSIVFSMSDAVLVLLNGAAISYLGLGIQPPLAEWGVMVAEGQSFISTAWWITLFPGLSIVVLAFGFSLFGDGLGEVLGVRE
- a CDS encoding adenylate/guanylate cyclase domain-containing protein, whose product is MNCTSCGFEVQSHFAFCPKCGAKQPSACPGCGYLCPPDFAFCPQCGTRITGAPNTSNQSKPGSGIFSSEAPRAPSMPSVAPHRPGLEPEADRRTVTILFADLCGYTTLSEQLDPEVMQTLQNELFEELTAAVQSFGGFVDKFIGDALLALFGAPVAHEDDPERALRAALDMVNRTACVGERWQARTGSPLVLHVGINTGPVVTGKFGAGKSKSYSVTGDTVNSAQRLQSMAKPGEVLVGPLTYRLTRHIFSYESLGDQALRGKAGSVPVHRLVGPLEAPRGARGLETLGLSAPFIGRDAELDRMLGCLDLTCSGTAQLVRLIGEAGIGKSRLTEEFLARASEDVRFAELVVRRAYCSPLGEQSYGTLAAVLRSAYEIDPADSSDKTKDLLAAGLRGLGLSPEEINQLTPLLFYVLGLDDPDDMLRHVEPEQLRRQIFYAVRTIFERRLTRSPLLLVVEDLHWADTASLEALRFLMDRMERSRFMLLTTHRSAFNTELLDSSRTSLTVLRLAPLPDSDGQKLLAAFFGFDRSRLSVDLCSRILERASGNPLFIEEIVRGLIEIGALQRDGPHWRIAAEDAAAGIPVNIQALLLARMDRLSPEVRRLAQEAAVIGPRFNATLLKAISADPANVETGLDLLCDAEIIEEVTGSSSVSSQDYRFMQTLLHAVIYDNLLMQRRIDMHGQIGTAMERLHGQDPEHLEDLALLGHHFSQTAARAKGARYLMAAGDRARKTYANDDALRLYRQALEALSGGDQQGQEWLLLCERIADLCGPTGQRETAKEHYLKVLKEYRAADNRAATARILRKVGRMLWDSGKRDQAEARYAEATTLLEGIDPLIEHAHLAQERGHLAFRTGDQAAAVRWADEALNYARILAPDSGEEGESEAARVTAEALNTKGVALARLGRSEEAVREVERSVKVAEGADLLNVACRGYTNLGVLYTIVNPELAIQVCRRGLKVARHIGDLGFQARLLSNLAVAYCTFTDRCASEGVPAAEKAIEIDRALDQRDHLPVPLIVLGQIYQCHGQPELALGCYNEALDMAQETREPQLLFPCYDGLATLNLDLDDMAEAERYFAMAQEVCAKHGLDPEALVVLPFLD
- a CDS encoding ABC transporter permease codes for the protein MHRYKFILYRPLQFLPVVFGVSLITFILVRLIPGDPARVLLGARSTPAAIANIRAQYGLDEPLWLQYFYFLKNLANGEMGKSILYKIDVLKLIATRIEPTITLILCSVVLSILIAIPLAAIAARNRGRIPDHAVRLISTMGIGFPPFWLALMLIILFSVKLGILPVSGYGENFGDKLAHLILPCLTIALSLSSVLTRSLRASMVIELQSDLATAARARGMPESIVFWQHVLPNSLVPAVNLLAVNIGWLIGGTVVVETVFAIPGMGQLLVRAIFSRDYMVVQGVAMVFACGTVLVNFVADILTVTIDPRVKL
- a CDS encoding ABC transporter substrate-binding protein; the protein is MNRKWMRLSIVTTLAMLTFGASIAEAQGVLTIGRREDSTTFDPIKSAQNVDNWVFSNVFDVLVRVDKTGTKLEPGLAESWTVSEDGRAYTFIMRDAKFSDGSPITAKDAAYTLLRIRDNKGSLWSDSYKVIETAEAKDDKTLVVKLKTPSVPFLSTLALPNVSVISQKAMEELGEDTFAEKPVASGAFVVKEWRRGDRVILEKNPNFWQADRVKLDGVEWISVPDDNTRMLNVQAGQLDTAIFVPFSRVEELKKDANLHVEIDTSTREDHLLINHEHGALAKKEVRQALDMAIDKKAIVDTVTFNLGEVAYSYVPKGSLYHYADNLQRPYDPEKAKQMLADAGASGLSLNYVVNAGNETDEQIAVLLQQQLQKAGVTVNLQKVDPSQSWDMLIAGDYDISVMYWTNDILDPDQKTTFVLGHDTNMNYMTRYKNDQVKDLVAAARLEQDPKKREAMYIDLQKMAKDDVNWIDLYYSPYINVTRKNIENFYQNPLGRFFLEDTVKN
- a CDS encoding peroxiredoxin-like family protein, which produces MSEPHTERPLQPGDRAPNVVLDAITRQGKVAIDDFRGHKPVLVGLFRGLHCAFCRRQIAAMSQLESALREKGIDSLTVVNTPIERARLYFRYHPLPNLLAASDPERVSHRAFGLPKLEFTETETNWPYKLSNDAVMSMRIDLPGELPEPMDPRAATTYLDEVDGYEFTEADKQMIATGEGQLVGQFLLDRDGVVRWSFTEVPEGGRYMFGVPTPQELMSAASQVAG
- a CDS encoding dipeptide ABC transporter ATP-binding protein, producing the protein MSTPLLSVQELTVTARLAGETRTLIDAVSFDLAQGEILGLVGESGSGKSMICRSLVQLLPSRAIEITAGTVMFEGRDLTRLDEAAMRAIRGGDIGMIFQNPTSHLDPVMRVGEQIAEGIRYHQGASKRDARKAAIEILSQVGLPDSKRQYDNYAHEFSGGMRQRVMIGIALSCNPTILIADEPTTALDVTVQAQILRLLMDIRDQRGLSIILITHDLGIVAQTCDSIAVLRGGRLLEHGPKRSLLAAPKDPYTISLIASHPSMPAGIADASEEHSLEPTTDAISPPIAPLLEIDDLVVRFPASGTSLFNGSGKFITAVNGVSMQVMAGDTIGIVGESGSGKSTLARAILGLTPLTSGHVTFAGADLALDRTKALAKLRRETAMVFQDPYNALNPRLTIGDMLAEVLKVQDKVPADGIQTRIHQLLDLVGLERAFATRKPHTMSGGQCQRAGIARALAVNPKLIVADECVAALDVTIQAQIIDLFRDLKERMNLTLIFIAHDLAIVRNLCERVVVMYRGDIVEEGLSEAVFANPRHPYTAALISAIPDINPDKRLPRLAEQIQADRADIATGLKHPITMNSTTRELPI